In Lytechinus variegatus isolate NC3 chromosome 12, Lvar_3.0, whole genome shotgun sequence, a single window of DNA contains:
- the LOC121425554 gene encoding UDP-glucuronosyltransferase 2C1-like → MATVPPRWVVLSSGLLLVVLIRGYVQAQNILINPMIGKGSHFYVSAAIGEELIHRGYNVTFLLGGAFYDQARNSRYGDMFHWEVFQHPIPRQTVHDMFANLTKLISDGGFQQEKKIMTELMTARVNDCTALLEDKYLIGRLRSANFSAVLYDATWVCGAMVGELLNLPTFVVYAFANPCLVTSSQGTHFHPAYVPSFMTPYSNQMKFNERVVNSLLYILGALIGHYYYAPYIGLTKRFNVSEPMLLMANSKLWLVNTDNVGEFPCALAPNVIPVGGLTTRSPEELPSDIDEFIQGSNDDGIIICSFGSFLILDQNSLRLIRVFSEAFDRLPQRVIWLLKEHPPFPIPANIKILPWLPQNDILGHRKTRALFFHGGQSSYYEAIYHGVPVVVMPVYGDQKDIGARVASKKLGLILDKDLLTAEILYDALHEVTTNITYTIRAKEMSLAFRDRKMKPAERASFWIDYAIKHGTHHLEIPLRSLNFFQYYLIDVILFVLLFLILTFYVLFKCLMLVRFFICNCHIKSKLD, encoded by the coding sequence ATGGCTACCGTTCCTCCGAGATGGGTCGTTCTGTCAAGCGGGCTGTTACTTGTGGTCCTGATCAGGGGCTATGTGCAAGCTCAAAATATCCTGATTAATCCGATGATTGGGAAAGGCAGCCATTTTTACGTATCTGCTGCCATTGGAGAAGAACTCATTCATCGGGGATACAACGTCACTTTTCTCCTTGGAGGTGCTTTTTACGATCAAGCTAGAAACAGCCGCTATGGGGACATGTTTCATTGGGAAGTATTTCAGCATCCTATACCTAGGCAAACAGTCCATGATATGTTTGCAAACCTAACTAAACTCATATCGGACGGTGGCTTccaacaggaaaaaaaaattatgactgagTTGATGACGGCTCGCGTTAATGATTGTACTGCTCTTCTTGAAGACAAGTACCTGATTGGACGTCTTCGGTCTGCCAATTTTTCTGCAGTTTTATACGATGCGACGTGGGTTTGTGGAGCAATGGTTGGGGAATTACTAAATCTACCAACCTTTGTAGTCTATGCATTTGCTAATCCTTGTTTGGTAACATCTTCTCAAGGAACACATTTTCACCCAGCCTATGTACCAAGCTTTATGACACCTTACTCAAACCagatgaaattcaatgaaagagtTGTAAACTCGTTACTTTATATCCTCGGAGCGTTGATAGGTCATTATTACTATGCTCCTTACATAGGCTTGACCAAGCGGTTCAATGTATCAGAACCAATGCTTCTTATGGCGAATAGTAAGCTTTGGTTAGTCAATACCGATAATGTAGGAGAGTTTCCATGTGCCCTAGCTCCGAATGTCATTCCAGTTGGTGGTCTTACCACAAGGTCACCAGAAGAACTGCCTTCTGATATAGATGAATTCATCCAGGGCTCAAATGATGATGGTATTATCATCTGTTCATTCGGATCTTTTCTCATTCTAGACCAGAATAGTCTTCGTTTGATTCGGGTATTTTCAGAGGCGTTCGATAGACTACCCCAAAGAGTAATATGGCTTTTGAAGGAACACCCTCCATTTCCGATTCCTGCCAATATCAAGATCTTACCCTGGCTACCTCAAAATGATATCCTTGGCCATCGTAAAACAAGAGCTCTCTTCTTCCACGGAGGTCAAAGTAGCTATTATGAGGCCATTTATCACGGGGTACCTGTTGTTGTAATGCCTGTATACGGTGATCAGAAGGATATCGGAGCAAGAGTCGCCAGTAAAAAATTAGGATTAATATTGGACAAAGATTTGCTTACTGCGGAGATTCTATATGACGCTCTTCATGAGGTAACAACGAACATTACTTATACTATACGGGCAAAAGAGATGTCTCTTGCTTTCCGAGATCGAAAAATGAAGCCAGCTGAACGAGCTTCGTTTTGGATTGATTACGCAATAAAACATGGAACACATCATCTTGAGATACCTCTTCGCAGTTTAAATTTCTTCCAGTACTATCTCATAGATGTCATTTTATTCGTCTTATTGTTTTTGATATTAACTTTCTATGTTTTATTCAAGTGCCTCATGTTAGTTCGATTCTTCATTTGTAATTGTCATATAAAATCCAAACTTGATTAG